GCTCTACCCCGGCGCGCAGCACGGCTATTCGGTGCCGGGCACGCCCCAGTTCAACGCGGAGGTCGCGGAGACGCACTGGAAGCGGCTCGAGGACCTCTTCGGCCGCACGCTGAAGGCCTGAGCCCCGAAGCCCGATGTCCACCGTCCGGCAGCGGCTGCTCTCCATCTTCGGCGGCTCGGTGGGCAACCTCATCGAGTGGTACGACTTCTACGTCTACTCCGCGTTCTCGCTGTACTTCGCGCAGGCGTTCTTCCCGGACGCGGATCCGCTGGTGCGGCAGCTCAACACCGCCGGGGTGTTCGCGCTGGGCTTCCTCATCCGGCCGGTGGGCGGCTGGATGATGGGGCTCTACGCGGACCTCCGGGGCCGGAGGTCCGCGCTGACGTTGTCCGTCACGCTGATGTGCCTGGGCTCGCTCGTCATCGCCGTGTGCCCCACGTACGCGAGCATCGGCGTGGCGGCGCCCATGGTGCTGATGCTCGCGCGGCTGCTCCAGGGCCTCTCGCTGGGCGGTGAGTACGGCACCAGCGCCACCTACCTGAGCGAGGTGGCCACCTCCCGCCACCGGGGCTTCTACAGCTCCTTCCAGTACGTCACGCTCATCATGGGCCAGTTGCTGGCCACGCTGACGCTGCTGGTGTTGCAGCGGGGGGTGTTGACGGGCCCGCAGTTGGAGGCCTGGGGCTGGCGCATCCCGTTTGGCATTGGCGCGGCGCTGGCCATCTTCGGCTTCTACATGCGCCGCAACATGGTGGAGACGGAGGCCTTCACCCGCGAGGCCGCGAAGAAGTCCGAGCACCACCCCATGCGGGAGCTGTTGCGCCACCCGAAGGAGATCGCCGTCGTGGTGGGGCTCACCATGGGCGGGACGCTGGCCTTCTACACGTACACCGTCTACATGCAGAAGTTCCTGGTGAACTCCGTGGGGCTGACGCGGGACGAGGCCACGCTCATCTCCGCGGGCTCGCTGTTCCTCTACATGTTCCTCCAGCCGGTGCTGGGGTTCGTCTCCGACCGGGTGGGCCGCAGGCCGGTGCTGATGGGGTTCGGCGTGCTGGGCACGCTGTGCACGGTGCCGCTGCTCACGGCGCTGACGCGGACCAAGGACGCCTTCACCGCGTTCCTGCTGGTGCTCGCCGCGCTGGTCATCCTCTCCGGCTACACGTCCATCAACGCCGTGGTGAAGGCGGAGCTGTTCCCCGCGCGCATCCGCGCCCTGGGCGTGGGGCTGCCCTACGCGCTGACGGTGTCCCTCTTCGGCGGCACCGCGGAGTACGTGGGCACGCGCCTGAAGCTGGCCGGGCACGAGCCGTGGTTCTTCTGGTACGTCACGGCCTGCATCTTCTGCTCGCTGCTCGTCTACACGGTGATGCCAGACACGCGGCGCCACAGCCGCATCGACGCCGCGTCCTGAAGCGCCGGGGGGTCATGCCAGTCCCGGGAGGAGCGTGCTAAACGCGCGCGCCCATGACGTCCCCACTCCTGACGCTTCCCCTGCTGCTGTGCCTGGGACAGGCCCCTGAAGCCATACCCACCGAGGCGCCCTTCCAGGCGCGGCTGTCCTTCTACGGCACCGACGAGGACATCGACGCCCCGGAATCCCCCGCCGCCACCTCCTTCCACGCGGCGCTGGAAGGACATACGCCGGAGCTCGCGTCGGGTCTGCGCGCGGAGGCCGCGCTGTCGTTCTTCCTCATCACGGGGGGCTCGCCGGGCATTGGCTTCTCGGACAATGGCAGCACCATCCGGGTGCGCTACCGGCCCTCGGGCTGGGAAGCAGGAGAGGGGCTCTCCGTGGGGGTCCACCCCATGTCCACGTCCCGGCTCTACATGGGCTTCACCTACCCGGTGACGTGGGAGCGGCAGGCCTTCCCGCGCCGCTCGGCCGCCGAGTCCGCGCTGGAGCTGCGCCTGTCCCGGCGGCGGTGGGACGCCTTCGTGGCGCTCAAGTCCGCCCCTGTGCTCGACGACCTGGAGCTGGAGGTTTCGCGCCGCTACGCCCTGCTCGCGGGCGGCTTCCTGGACGTCACACCCGAGGTGCGGCTGGCCGCGAAGGGCACCGTGCTCGACCGGGGACAGATTCCCGGCGTCGCGAACCTGGGAATCGAGATGCACGTCCCCGTGCGCGGGGCCTCGCTGGGCGCGGTCTGGCACCGGGGCGCCCCCATCGGGAACAACGTCGACCTGAAGCTCTACACGGGCGACCCGACCTTCTTCGAGCGCTTCTTCCAGCCCGAGACCTACCCCGGCGGCTTCGCCGCGTCGGTGTCGCTGGAAGGCAGCATCGTGTCCCAGGGCCTGCATGATCGGGAATCCGACCCGCCCCAGCGGCGCACCCAGACGTCGGGGGCCGGAGCCCTGGAGGCCCGGGTGAAGC
The sequence above is drawn from the Corallococcus sp. NCRR genome and encodes:
- a CDS encoding MFS transporter; the encoded protein is MSTVRQRLLSIFGGSVGNLIEWYDFYVYSAFSLYFAQAFFPDADPLVRQLNTAGVFALGFLIRPVGGWMMGLYADLRGRRSALTLSVTLMCLGSLVIAVCPTYASIGVAAPMVLMLARLLQGLSLGGEYGTSATYLSEVATSRHRGFYSSFQYVTLIMGQLLATLTLLVLQRGVLTGPQLEAWGWRIPFGIGAALAIFGFYMRRNMVETEAFTREAAKKSEHHPMRELLRHPKEIAVVVGLTMGGTLAFYTYTVYMQKFLVNSVGLTRDEATLISAGSLFLYMFLQPVLGFVSDRVGRRPVLMGFGVLGTLCTVPLLTALTRTKDAFTAFLLVLAALVILSGYTSINAVVKAELFPARIRALGVGLPYALTVSLFGGTAEYVGTRLKLAGHEPWFFWYVTACIFCSLLVYTVMPDTRRHSRIDAAS